A stretch of the Malus sylvestris chromosome 10, drMalSylv7.2, whole genome shotgun sequence genome encodes the following:
- the LOC126586969 gene encoding uncharacterized protein LOC126586969 — translation MVVDMINTSGFAWNDVKKCVEVDSDDAWQTYVQRNKEADGWRSKHFPLFDRFAYIFGKDRATGNVAETPAQMVEEQSHDHVGESDIGGENFVSSMNQQSQQSTPSENSQRKRKRAVGSSSDGTEAIISGLKDFYVESGKRMQMVTEALVQGTADHTDIANELEAMGLSPMDQIDALSLILDKPKNVGVFRAIKPELKKVFVQRLLSDNASG, via the exons atggtcgttgacatgataaacacaagtggatttgcatggaatgatgtcaaaaagtgcgttgaagttgacagtgatgacgcatggcaaacttatgtgcag agaaataaagaagccgatggatggagaagcaaacattttccactgtttgatagatttgcatatatatttggaaaagatcgggctacgggtaatgtagccgaaacccctgctcaaatggtggaggaacaaagtcatgatcatgttggtgaaagtgatattggaggtgaaaattttgtttcttcaatgaaccaacaaagccaacaaagcaccccatctgaaaatagccaaagaaagaggaaaagagctgtgggaagttcaagtgatggaactgaggcaattatcagtggactgaaagatttttatgttgaaagtgggaagaggatgcaaatggtaactgaagctttagttcaaggtactgcagatcatactgacatagctaatgaacttgaagcaatgggtctctctcctatggatcaaattgatgcattgtctcttattttggataaaccaaaaaatgtcggagtgttcagggcaatcaaaccggaactcaagaaagtgttcgtccaaaggcttttaagcgacaacgcaagcggatga